TGACCGAACTTCTCATCGGTCGGAACATGCAATGGATACGGTGACGAAGACCTTATTCTTACGATATGGGAGAAGAATACCGGCACTTACCTCTACGTTCTCGAGGGCAATGAGCAGCACCTGAATATCTGCGCTTTCTCTTACGTCCTCGGTCAGCGTTTCACGACAGAACATGTTACGGTTGCTTGTCCCGTTGGGGCGAGGCGCGTGGTGAAGGGAGGATCAATGGCGTTTCGCTCTGAGCGAATTAAGATGCTCCGAATATGACCTTCGAAATCGCAGCAACAACCGACTACAAGAACGACATCGACCCGCCTGAGCCTTCGTTGCAGTGCATTGCAGATGCGGGGTTTCGCTACGTGCATTGGTGCCACGATTGGAACAGCGACCGGCTGTATTCAAAGGATGAGATGGAACGCTACAAGCGCCGGCTTGACGAGTTGAACCTGTGCGTGCACGACATTCACGGCTCAGCGGGGCTGAAGTCCGTCTGGGGCGTGACGGACGATGCAGTCCGCGCGATGGGTGACTTGCTCGTCATCAACCGGCTGGAGTTTGCGGCCCAGGTCGGGTGTGAGGTCGTCATCATGCACCCGCCGGTGCCTTCACCCAAGGCGAATGAGGCGAGTTTTTATCGATCGCTCGACGCACTGCAGCCGATTGCGAGGCGGCTGGGTGTCCGCATTGCGCTCGAAAACATCCCCAATGGAAATTTTGCAGACATAACGGCGGCACTGGCGCGGTACGACGGCGATTTTCTCGGCCTCTGCTTTGATTCCGGTCACGGTCAACTCGAGCCGAAAGGCGCGATGCTCGACTGGCTCGACAGCGTGAAAGATCGGCTGATTGCTACGCATCTGCACGATAACGACGGGAAAACCGATCAGCACAAACCTATTTTCACGGGCGTGGTTGACTGGGCGCGGCTGGCGCAGATTATCGCGGCGTCGCCTTATCGGCGTGCGGCGCTGACGGATGAGACGATCCAGGCGCATAGCGGGCTGCCTGACGACGCGGTATTTCTGCAGACGGTCATGTCCGCAGCGAAGCGCTTCGCCAAGATGGCGGAAGGCTGAGGAGCAGCAGGTCGTGTGACAGGTCGTGCGCCAGGCCATGCGGGATCAGTTGTTGATACGCAGCAATCGCGGATCATCCAGCAGATGCTGTTCAAGAGATCGTGGTGCTAAGCGCGTTGCTGCGTATCCTGACGCATGACGGTCAGATACGAGGCCACGAAAGCCGGCTCATAGTCGGTCGCGTTGCTGTATTCAACAAACTCGACACGCTGCCGCGTGAAGGCGATGATGGCTTCCGTAGCGAGGAGTGCATTGAACTGCTTAAGCGATTGGTCAAGCGAGATTCTTTTACGTGATAGTCCAACCGTTTCCATCATGTATCATTGAGATAGAATGAGTCTAGCTGGAAATGAAACCGCGCCACGCACACGCAAGGGCAAGCCGCCAGCCATCTCCGCTCTTTGCGACGCGAAGGTTATTCCCTTCGGGTGGTATGGCGGGAAATACTCACATTTGGACTGGCTTCTCCCGCTGCTGCCGAAATGTCATCATTATTGCGAGCCTTACGCTGGCTCGGGCGCCGTATTGCTGAACCGCCGCCCTTCTCCAGTCGAAACGTACAACGATCTTGACGGCGAAGTTGTTAACTTCTTCCGCGTGTTGCGCGATGAAGGTGAGAAGCTCGTTCGAGCAATCGGCCTCACTCCATTCTCTCGCGAAGAATTCGCCAAAGCGTGCAAACTCGATCCAAAGGTAGAGCCCTTTGAGCGGGCGCGGCGGTTCTACGTTCGCGCCCGTCAGGTTCGGATCGGTCTTGCTCAGACGGCAACCGTTGGACGTTGGGCGAATTGCAAAAACACAAGTCGCGCTGGAATGAGTGGGGTGATTAGCCGTTGGCTCGGCGGTGTGGAAGACTTACGGATCATCGCGGAGCGTCTGTTGCGCGTCCAAATCGAGAATCGTCCGGCTACGCAAGTTATCAATCTTTACGACTCGCCGAGTACGCTGTTCTATTGCGATCCGCCATACATCCACGACACTCGCGGAGATTCCAAAGCCTACGGGTATGAAATGACGGACGCTCAGCATGCGGAGCTCGCCGCGGTGTTGAACAACGCGCAAGGGATGGTCGCAATATCTAACTATCCTTGCGACCTAATGGACAAGTTGTATCCCGCGCCGAAATGGAATAAGACGGTCGCGGAGGAGCGCACAAATCATGCGACCAAGGGCAAGCGTATCGAAGCACTATGGACAAATTACGATCCGAAGTTAGCGACGGGAAAAGATAATGGGAATGGACACCTCTTCGGAGACACTTGAAAAGGCATGCACGGATGCTCAGGTGCAGTTGTTCAAGCCCTTTGTAGCCGACAAAGACCTTGCGGATCGGATCGCATTTGTCGTAATGTGTCCGAGCAATCGTGCCGGCGCGCGATTTTTGTTGGCTGCCAC
This region of Phycisphaeraceae bacterium genomic DNA includes:
- a CDS encoding sugar phosphate isomerase/epimerase, translating into MTFEIAATTDYKNDIDPPEPSLQCIADAGFRYVHWCHDWNSDRLYSKDEMERYKRRLDELNLCVHDIHGSAGLKSVWGVTDDAVRAMGDLLVINRLEFAAQVGCEVVIMHPPVPSPKANEASFYRSLDALQPIARRLGVRIALENIPNGNFADITAALARYDGDFLGLCFDSGHGQLEPKGAMLDWLDSVKDRLIATHLHDNDGKTDQHKPIFTGVVDWARLAQIIAASPYRRAALTDETIQAHSGLPDDAVFLQTVMSAAKRFAKMAEG
- a CDS encoding DNA adenine methylase; amino-acid sequence: MSLAGNETAPRTRKGKPPAISALCDAKVIPFGWYGGKYSHLDWLLPLLPKCHHYCEPYAGSGAVLLNRRPSPVETYNDLDGEVVNFFRVLRDEGEKLVRAIGLTPFSREEFAKACKLDPKVEPFERARRFYVRARQVRIGLAQTATVGRWANCKNTSRAGMSGVISRWLGGVEDLRIIAERLLRVQIENRPATQVINLYDSPSTLFYCDPPYIHDTRGDSKAYGYEMTDAQHAELAAVLNNAQGMVAISNYPCDLMDKLYPAPKWNKTVAEERTNHATKGKRIEALWTNYDPKLATGKDNGNGHLFGDT